One region of Quercus lobata isolate SW786 chromosome 2, ValleyOak3.0 Primary Assembly, whole genome shotgun sequence genomic DNA includes:
- the LOC115975379 gene encoding respiratory burst oxidase homolog protein A-like encodes MKLNPKHERRWASDTVPNKTAVSSAGTSPGSGYNSVEEFVEVTLDLQDDNTIVLRSVEPATPTTLINIEGGVSGSGGRDQAPAVSASAPASRSNSIRRSSSSSNKLRQFSQELKLFSQELKAELKRFSWSHGHGTSKTPLAASDVTAVAAAVAASGGPGGGGESGYASAMAARALRRERAQLDRTRSGAHKALRGLRFISTKTNTNGVDGWNQVQTNFNDLAKDGFLHRADFAQCIGMRDSKEFALELFDALGRRRRLKVDKISRDELYEFWSQISDQSFDSRLQIFFDMVDKNEDGRIGEEEVKEIIMLSASANKLSRLKEQAEEYAALIMEELDPERLGYIELWQLETLLLQKDTYLNYSQALSYTSQALSQNLQGLRKKSKIRRWSTKFVYYLQENWRRLWVLALWICIMIGLFTWKFIQYKNRSAFHVMKYCLPTAKGAAETLKFNMALILFPVCRNTITWLRSTKLAYFIPFDDNINFHKTIAGAIVVGVILHAGNHLACDFPKLSNSSKGDYDKYLSADFGKYRPSYAKLAEGVDGVTGILMVILMTVAFTLATRWFRRSLVKLPKPFDKLTGFNAFWYSHHLFVIVYVLLILHGQFVYLVHKWYLKTTWMYLSIPVLMYAGERTLRFFRSGSYTVHLLKVAIYPGNVLALQMSKPPQFNYKSGQYMFVQCPAVSPFEWHPFSITSAPGDDYLSIHIRQLGDWTQELRRVFSEACEASVSGKNGLLRADETTRRSLPKLLIDGPYGAPAQDYRKYDVLLLVGLGIGATPFISILKDLLNNIIKMEEEADSVSDGNRESDLSIGSTDSSMNNRVCPKRKKPLKTTNAYFYWVTREQGSFDWFKGVMNEVADRDQRGVIEMHNYLTSVYEEGDARSALITMVQALNHAKNGVDIVSGTRVRTHFARPNWKKVFSKICSKHCSARIGVFYCGAPVLAKELSKLCYDFNHKGPTKFEFHKEHF; translated from the exons ATGAAGCTGAATCCGAAGCACGAGAGGCGTTGGGCCTCGGACACTGTTCCGAACAAAACGGCGGTGAGTAGTGCCGGAACTTCGCCGGGGAGCGGTTACAACTCCGTTGAGGAGTTCGTTGAAGTGACGCTTGATCTTCAAGATGACAACACTATTGTGCTTCGGAGTGTGGAGCCTGCGACGCCGACGACGTTGATCAATATAGAAGGCGGAGTTTCTGGTTCAGGCGGTCGGGATCAAGCTCCGGCGGTTTCAGCGTCGGCGCCGGCGTCGAGGTCTAATTCGATCAGGAGGAGCTCGTCGTCGTCGAATAAGTTGCGGCAATTCTCGCAGGAGTTGAAGCTGTTTTCGCAAGAGCTGAAGGCGGAGTTGAAAAGGTTCTCTTGGAGCCATGGACACGGCACGTCGAAAACTCCGCTCGCCGCTTCTGATGTTACGGCGGTGGCGGCTGCGGTGGCGGCGAGCGGAGGCCCTGGAGGCGGAGGTGAAAGCGGTTACGCATCGGCTATGGCAGCTCGAGCACTGAGGAGAGAACGAGCTCAACTCGATCGCACTCGATCTGGCGCTCACAAAGCACTTCGTGGACTCAGATTCATCAGCACCAAGACCAATACCAATGGCGTTGACGGTTGGAACCAAGTCCAAACCAATTTCAACGATCTCGCCAAAGACGGCTTTCTCCACCGCGCCGATTTCGCACAATGCATAG gAATGAGAGATTCGAAGGAGTTTGCTTTGGAGCTTTTCGATGCTTTGGGACGAAGAAGAAGATTAAAAGTCGACAAAATTAGCAGAGACGAACTGTACGAGTTTTGGTCGCAAATCTCAGATCAAAGCTTCGATTCAAGACTCCAGATCTTCTTCGATAT GGTTGACAAGAATGAAGATGGTAGAATCGgtgaagaagaagtaaaagag aTTATCATGCTAAGTGCCTCTGCGAACAAGTTATCAAGATTGAAGGAACAAGCAGAGGAATATGCAGCTCTTATCATGGAAGAGTTGGATCCTGAAAGACTTGGCTACATTGAG CTATGGCAATTGGAGACACTATTGTTACAAAAGGACACATACCTAAACTACAGTCAAGCATTGAGCTACACAAGTCAGGCATTGAGCCAGAATTTACAAGGGCtgagaaagaaaagcaaaataaGACGGTGGAGCACAAAATTCGTATACTATTTGCAAGAGAATTGGAGGAGACTTTGGGTTTTGGCATTGTGGATTTGCATCATGATTGGGCTGTTTACATGGAAATTCATTCAGTACAAAAATAGAAGTGCCTTCCACGTCATGAAATATTGTCTCCCTACGGCTAAAGGTGCAGCCGAGACCCTTAAGTTCAACATGGCTTTAATTCTCTTCCCCGTGTGTAGAAACACAATCACTTGGCTCAGGTCTACCAAGTTGGCTTACTTCATACCTTTTGACGACAATATCAATTTTCATAAG ACAATCGCAGGAGCCATTGTAGTTGGTGTCATTCTCCATGCCGGGAACCACCTTGCATGTGATTTCCCTAAACTTTCTAACTCTTCTAAGGGAGACTATGACAAATATTTAAGTGCTGACTTCGGTAAATATCGACCCAGTTACGCAAAGCTGGCTGAAGGAGTAGACGGTGTGACTGGAATCCTAATGGTGATTCTCATGACAGTTGCGTTTACACTTGCAACACGATGGTTTAGGCGGAGTCTTGTTAAGCTGCCCAAGCCCTTTGATAAGCTCACTGGTTTCAATGCCTTCTGGTATTCACACCACCTATTTGTCATTGTCTATGTCTTGCTCATCCTCCACGGACAATTCGTATATCTTGTGCACAAGTGGTACCTTAAGACG ACATGGATGTATCTTTCCATTCCGGTTTTAATGTATGCAGGAGAAAGAACCTTAAGGTTCTTTCGGTCAGGCTCCTACACTGTCCATCTTCTAAAA GTTGCCATCTATCCTGGAAATGTTCTTGCGTTGCAAATGTCTAAGCCACCCCAGTTCAATTACAAGAGTGGACAATACATGTTTGTCCAATGCCCTGCAGTTTCTCCGTTTGAGTG GCATCCATTTTCCATTACCTCTGCTCCTGGAGATGACTACCTTAGCATTCACATCCGGCAGCTAGGTGATTGGACACAAGAGCTTAGAAGGGTATTCTCTGAAGCCTGTGAGGCTTCTGTGTCTGGAAAGAATGGGCTTCTAAGGGCTGATGAAACAACCAGAAGAAG TTTGCCTAAGCTCTTAATAGACGGGCCTTACGGTGCCCCTGCACAAGACTACAGGAAGTATGATGTCCTGCTACTTGTTGGGCTTGGAATTGGAGCAACACCTTTTATCAGCATTTTAAAAGATTTGCTCAACAACATTATCAAAATGGAGGAGGAGGCA GATTCTGTCTCAGATGGCAATAGGGAATCAGATCTAAGTATTGGAAGTACAGATTCTTCAATGAATAATAGGGTCTGTCCAAAGCGGAAAAAGCCTCTGAAGACCACTAATGCTTACTTCTACTGGGTAACTAGGGAGCAGGGCTCGTTTGATTGGTTTAAAGGGGTCATGAATGAAGTTGCTGATCGGGATCAAAGG GGTGTCATTGAAATGCATAACTACCTGACCAGTGTGTATGAGGAAGGAGATGCCCGATCGGCTCTCATTACCATGGTGCAAGCACTCAACCATGCCAAGAATGGAGTTGATATTGTTTCTGGAACTAGG GTAAGAACTCATTTTGCCAGGCCTAATTGGAAGAAAGTTTTCTCCAAAATATGTTCCAAGCACTGTTCTGCAAGAATAG GGGTATTCTACTGTGGGGCACCAGTTTTGGCTAAAGAACTTAGCAAGCTCTGCTATGATTTCAACCACAAAGGTCCAACCAAATTTGAATTCCACAAGGAGCATTTCTAA